One genomic segment of Roseovarius carneus includes these proteins:
- a CDS encoding xanthine dehydrogenase family protein molybdopterin-binding subunit, giving the protein MPKDGGIGASPKRREDIRFLTGTGNYTDDINLRGQAYVHFLRSDMAHGRIKSIDTSAAEAMPGVVKIYTGKDFETAGSIPCGWQVTDRFGEVMKEPRHPVLCEGKVRHVGDPICAIVADSREQARDAAEAIELDIEELPAVVDMKKALEAGSPKVHDDLDDNLCFDWGFVEENKEAVDAAIKSAAHVTTVELINNRLVPNAMEPRVAVGDYNRAGGDSTLYTTSQNPHVIRLLMGAFVLGIPEHKLRVVAPDVGGGFGSKIYHYAEEAFVTFAAKDLNRPVKWTCTRSEAFLSDAQARDHVTKIELALDADNNFTAVRTSTHANMGAYLSTFAPSIPTWLHGTLMAGNYKTPLVYVNVKAVFTNTIPVDAYRGAGRPEATYQLERVIDQAARELKVDPIALRRQNFIDEFPYQTPVAVEYDSGDFHRLIDKLEARADFAGFEARRAESKKNGKLRGMGVNCFIEACGIAPSNLVGQLGARAGLYESATVRVNATGGITVMTGSHSHGQGHETVFPQVVADMLGIDASMIEIEHGDTANTPMGMGTYGSRSIAVGGSAMVRATEKIIAKTKKIAAHLLEAAEADIELKDGQFTVAGTDKSVAWGDVTLAAYVPHNYPLEEVEPGLEETAFYDPNNFTYPAGAYACEVEVDPDTGKVTIAKFTTADDFGNIVNPMIVDGQVHGGLTQGIGQALLENCVYDEDGQLLSASYMDYAMPRADDVPFFSIDHSNGTPCTHNPLGVKGCGEAGAIGSTPTVINAVVDALQSGGFNVDHVDMPVTPLRVWEAMQG; this is encoded by the coding sequence ATGCCCAAAGATGGTGGCATCGGCGCCAGCCCGAAGCGGCGCGAGGATATCCGGTTCCTGACCGGGACCGGCAATTACACAGACGACATCAACCTGCGTGGACAGGCCTATGTGCATTTCCTGCGCTCGGATATGGCCCATGGGCGGATCAAATCGATTGATACATCCGCCGCCGAGGCGATGCCGGGGGTTGTGAAGATCTATACTGGCAAGGATTTCGAGACAGCGGGGTCCATCCCCTGCGGCTGGCAGGTCACCGACCGCTTTGGCGAGGTGATGAAAGAGCCGCGCCATCCGGTGCTCTGCGAAGGCAAGGTGCGCCATGTGGGCGATCCGATCTGCGCCATTGTGGCCGACAGCCGCGAGCAGGCGCGCGACGCCGCCGAGGCAATCGAGCTGGATATCGAAGAGCTTCCAGCCGTTGTGGACATGAAGAAGGCCTTGGAGGCTGGCAGCCCCAAGGTGCATGACGATCTCGACGACAACCTGTGCTTCGACTGGGGTTTTGTTGAGGAAAACAAGGAGGCCGTGGACGCCGCAATCAAGTCAGCCGCCCATGTCACCACAGTTGAGCTGATCAACAACCGCCTTGTGCCCAACGCGATGGAACCACGCGTGGCTGTGGGGGATTACAACCGCGCGGGTGGCGACAGCACGCTCTATACCACAAGCCAAAACCCGCATGTGATCCGCCTTTTGATGGGGGCCTTCGTTCTGGGCATTCCTGAGCACAAGCTGCGCGTTGTGGCCCCGGATGTTGGCGGCGGTTTCGGCTCCAAGATCTATCACTACGCCGAGGAAGCGTTCGTCACTTTTGCGGCCAAGGACCTGAACCGTCCCGTGAAATGGACCTGCACCCGGTCTGAGGCATTCCTGTCGGATGCCCAAGCGCGCGATCACGTGACCAAGATCGAATTGGCGCTTGATGCGGACAACAACTTCACCGCCGTGCGTACCTCGACCCATGCCAATATGGGCGCGTATCTGAGCACCTTTGCGCCGTCCATTCCGACATGGCTGCATGGCACATTGATGGCGGGCAACTATAAGACGCCGCTGGTTTATGTGAACGTGAAGGCGGTGTTTACCAACACGATTCCCGTCGATGCCTATCGTGGCGCGGGCCGTCCCGAGGCGACATATCAGTTGGAGCGCGTGATCGATCAGGCCGCGCGCGAATTGAAAGTTGATCCCATCGCGCTGCGCCGTCAGAACTTCATCGACGAGTTCCCGTATCAGACGCCTGTGGCTGTTGAATATGACAGTGGCGATTTTCACCGTCTGATCGACAAGCTGGAAGCGCGCGCCGATTTCGCCGGCTTTGAGGCCCGGCGTGCCGAGAGCAAGAAGAACGGCAAGCTGCGCGGGATGGGCGTCAACTGCTTCATCGAGGCTTGCGGGATTGCGCCGTCGAACCTTGTGGGACAACTTGGCGCGCGCGCAGGGCTTTACGAGAGCGCCACTGTACGGGTGAACGCAACGGGCGGAATCACCGTGATGACCGGCTCGCATTCTCACGGCCAAGGGCATGAGACGGTGTTTCCGCAGGTGGTGGCGGATATGCTTGGCATTGACGCGTCAATGATCGAGATCGAGCATGGCGACACGGCCAACACGCCGATGGGTATGGGCACATATGGCTCCCGCTCCATCGCTGTGGGCGGCAGCGCCATGGTGCGCGCAACCGAGAAGATCATCGCCAAGACCAAGAAGATCGCGGCACATTTGCTTGAGGCCGCAGAGGCCGATATTGAGCTGAAGGATGGTCAGTTTACCGTGGCCGGCACCGACAAGTCGGTCGCCTGGGGCGATGTGACATTGGCCGCTTACGTGCCGCATAACTATCCGCTGGAAGAGGTGGAACCGGGGCTGGAGGAGACGGCGTTTTATGACCCGAACAACTTCACCTATCCGGCGGGCGCCTATGCCTGTGAGGTCGAAGTGGACCCCGATACCGGCAAGGTGACCATCGCGAAGTTCACCACGGCGGATGATTTCGGCAATATCGTCAATCCCATGATCGTGGACGGGCAGGTGCATGGCGGGCTCACCCAAGGGATCGGGCAGGCCTTGCTGGAAAACTGTGTCTATGATGAGGACGGGCAGCTTCTGAGCGCGTCCTACATGGATTACGCGATGCCACGCGCCGATGATGTGCCGTTTTTCTCGATTGATCACTCAAACGGGACGCCCTGCACGCACAATCCTCTGGGTGTGAAAGGTTGCGGCGAGGCGGGGGCCATCGGCTCAACCCCCACGGTGATCAACGCGGTTGTCGATGCGTTGCAATCGGGGGGCTTCAACGTGGATCACGTCGATATGCCCGTGACCCCGCTGCGTGTCTGGGAGGCGATGCAAGGCTGA
- a CDS encoding FAD binding domain-containing protein yields MYAFEIERPATIADAVKAMGADEAQALGGGQTLIPTLKQRLAAPGVLVALSGVGEMRGICVDDRGQLCIGGSTIHADVAADKTYPALSALAGHIGDPAVRNRGTIGGSLANNDPSACYPAAALASGAIIVTNKREIGADDYFLGMFETALDEGEIITEVKFQVPERAAYMKFEQPASRFALVGVFVAKYADGVRVAVTGASEAGVFRWSEAEAALSANFAASALEGLSLSGDGMIGDLHGTGAYRAHLVAVMTKRSVAAA; encoded by the coding sequence ATGTACGCATTCGAGATAGAACGGCCCGCCACGATCGCAGATGCGGTGAAGGCCATGGGCGCGGACGAGGCGCAGGCGCTTGGTGGGGGGCAAACCCTGATCCCGACGCTGAAACAGCGTTTGGCGGCCCCCGGTGTTTTGGTGGCGCTCAGCGGTGTGGGCGAGATGCGCGGCATTTGCGTTGATGATCGTGGGCAGCTTTGTATTGGCGGCTCGACCATTCATGCAGATGTGGCGGCCGATAAGACATATCCGGCACTTTCTGCTTTGGCAGGTCATATCGGTGACCCGGCGGTGCGCAACCGTGGCACGATCGGCGGAAGCCTTGCGAATAACGATCCTTCGGCCTGTTATCCTGCGGCGGCGCTGGCATCGGGCGCGATCATTGTCACGAATAAGCGCGAGATTGGGGCGGATGATTACTTTCTTGGAATGTTCGAGACCGCCCTTGATGAGGGGGAGATCATCACCGAGGTGAAGTTTCAGGTGCCCGAGCGAGCCGCCTATATGAAATTCGAGCAGCCCGCGTCGCGCTTTGCGCTGGTTGGGGTGTTCGTCGCGAAATATGCGGATGGTGTGCGTGTGGCCGTCACGGGCGCGTCGGAGGCCGGTGTGTTCCGCTGGTCCGAAGCCGAGGCGGCTTTGTCGGCCAATTTCGCCGCATCGGCGCTGGAGGGGCTGAGCCTGTCGGGGGATGGAATGATCGGTGATCTGCATGGCACGGGGGCCTATCGTGCGCATCTGGTCGCTGTGATGACCAAGCGGTCGGTTGCCGCTGCTTAA
- the infC gene encoding translation initiation factor IF-3, with product MALPTARRKGNITALGAEQPILRLEVACARSYLAVSDEGLNNQRIKAIARRPHNAPPQRDTGPRVNDRIRDEELRLIGADGENVGVVSSRRAMEMADEAGLDLVEISPNASPPVCKIMDYGKYKYEQQKRESEARKKQKIIEVKEVKFRPNTDTNDYDVKMRNVFKFLENGDKVKITLRFRGREMAHQDLGRNLLERVAKDVEGTGKIENMPKMEGRQMIMIIGPLPR from the coding sequence ATGGCCCTGCCAACAGCAAGGCGCAAGGGGAATATCACGGCTCTCGGCGCAGAACAGCCTATATTGCGCCTTGAAGTGGCCTGCGCGCGCAGTTACCTTGCCGTCTCAGATGAAGGCCTTAACAATCAAAGGATCAAAGCCATAGCCCGCAGACCGCACAACGCGCCCCCGCAGCGCGACACAGGCCCCCGCGTCAACGACCGTATTCGCGATGAGGAGCTTCGCCTGATTGGCGCAGATGGTGAAAATGTCGGGGTGGTGTCGTCACGCCGCGCAATGGAAATGGCCGATGAGGCCGGTCTCGACCTTGTTGAGATTTCGCCAAATGCATCGCCCCCCGTGTGCAAGATCATGGACTACGGCAAGTACAAATACGAACAGCAAAAGCGCGAGTCCGAGGCCCGCAAGAAGCAAAAGATCATCGAGGTGAAGGAGGTGAAGTTCCGCCCCAACACCGACACCAATGATTACGATGTGAAAATGCGCAACGTGTTCAAGTTTTTGGAAAACGGCGACAAGGTAAAGATCACCCTTCGTTTCCGGGGCCGCGAGATGGCGCACCAGGATCTGGGACGCAACCTGCTTGAGCGTGTTGCCAAAGACGTCGAAGGCACCGGCAAGATTGAGAACATGCCGAAGATGGAAGGCCGCCAGATGATCATGATCATCGGCCCTCTGCCCCGCTAA
- a CDS encoding translation initiation factor 3 — MKNLIWVVVAAGVLIGGYVLVTGNSPTEIVAEPEPEVAVEVEEAVDTAAEEAAAAAEAEAEAAAAEAAALEEAAAAEAEAAAQAAEEAAAAAEAEAAEAAAALEEAATEAEATATEAVEGAVDAVTDTANEAVEALEGAVEGVTTDTATDTATDAATDAATTATPDALTVGGFDMSAVSDMIDASSLGDVQKMGLKTALEQAANNPEVLSGVLDQVKTALGL, encoded by the coding sequence ATGAAAAACCTGATATGGGTTGTTGTTGCTGCCGGTGTTCTGATCGGTGGTTATGTTCTTGTGACCGGCAACTCGCCGACCGAGATTGTTGCAGAGCCCGAGCCAGAAGTGGCTGTTGAGGTTGAAGAGGCTGTTGATACGGCCGCAGAGGAAGCGGCCGCTGCCGCAGAGGCAGAAGCAGAGGCCGCAGCCGCAGAAGCTGCCGCACTTGAAGAAGCCGCAGCCGCCGAAGCCGAGGCCGCCGCTCAGGCAGCCGAGGAAGCCGCCGCCGCCGCAGAGGCAGAAGCTGCCGAAGCCGCAGCAGCACTGGAAGAAGCCGCAACAGAAGCCGAAGCCACTGCAACCGAAGCTGTCGAAGGCGCTGTGGATGCTGTGACCGACACAGCAAATGAGGCTGTTGAGGCGCTGGAAGGTGCGGTTGAAGGTGTGACGACGGACACGGCGACTGATACGGCCACTGACGCCGCAACAGATGCAGCCACAACCGCGACACCAGATGCGCTGACCGTTGGTGGGTTCGACATGAGCGCCGTGAGCGACATGATCGACGCCTCCAGCCTTGGTGATGTGCAAAAGATGGGCCTCAAGACGGCCCTTGAGCAGGCTGCAAACAATCCCGAAGTTCTCTCGGGCGTTCTGGACCAGGTGAAGACGGCCCTCGGCCTCTGA
- a CDS encoding ferredoxin--NADP reductase, whose amino-acid sequence MNEISPVTQSAAKATPTLPDAQRVTEVTHWTDRLFSFRVTRPASLRFRSGEFVMIGLMGDPNPETGKQKPLLRAYSIASPSWDDELEFYSIKVQDGPLTSKLQHIQPGDEIILRPKPVGTLVHDALLPGKRIWFFATGTGFAPFASLLRDPQTYEDYDEVIITHTCREVGELTYGAKLIDEIRNDEMLAELIGEGFADKIRYYPTTTREESPKMGRITDLMRSGDLFTDLGVPALSPETDRAMICGNMAFNLELKALFEDYGLVEGANSKPQHYVVEKAFLD is encoded by the coding sequence ATGAATGAGATATCACCCGTGACGCAATCCGCTGCCAAAGCCACCCCCACCCTGCCCGATGCACAACGCGTGACGGAAGTGACCCATTGGACGGACCGGCTCTTTTCCTTCCGAGTGACGCGGCCTGCGTCCTTGCGCTTTCGCTCGGGCGAGTTTGTGATGATTGGCTTGATGGGCGATCCCAACCCAGAGACGGGCAAGCAAAAGCCGCTGCTGCGCGCCTATTCAATCGCCTCGCCCAGCTGGGATGATGAGTTGGAGTTTTACTCCATCAAGGTGCAGGACGGCCCGCTCACGTCCAAGCTGCAACATATTCAGCCCGGTGATGAGATCATCCTGCGCCCCAAACCCGTGGGCACGCTCGTCCATGACGCACTTCTGCCCGGCAAACGCATCTGGTTTTTCGCCACGGGCACGGGCTTTGCGCCGTTTGCATCGCTCCTTCGTGATCCGCAGACTTACGAGGATTACGACGAGGTGATCATCACCCATACCTGCCGCGAAGTGGGTGAGCTGACGTATGGTGCAAAACTGATCGACGAGATTCGCAATGATGAGATGCTGGCCGAGCTTATCGGCGAAGGCTTTGCAGATAAGATCCGCTATTACCCCACCACCACCCGCGAAGAGAGCCCCAAGATGGGCCGGATCACTGATCTGATGCGCTCTGGCGATCTTTTCACCGATCTCGGTGTGCCCGCGCTCAGCCCGGAGACGGACCGCGCGATGATCTGCGGGAACATGGCCTTCAATCTGGAACTCAAAGCCCTCTTTGAAGACTATGGGCTGGTTGAGGGCGCGAATTCGAAGCCGCAGCATTACGTGGTCGAGAAGGCTTTTCTGGACTGA
- a CDS encoding DUF934 domain-containing protein has product MSILVTDQGFAPDDWTTPIAALNDAHDGIGIDLPSSADPLELAGRLPEVPLIRVDFPSFADGRGFTIARQLRLMGYQGRLRARGHVIADQYSMARRAGFDEVEISDDLAARQPEDQWMARADWRSHDYQTRLRG; this is encoded by the coding sequence ATGAGCATTCTCGTGACGGATCAGGGCTTCGCGCCCGATGACTGGACCACGCCGATTGCGGCGCTCAACGATGCGCATGACGGGATCGGGATCGACCTGCCCTCCTCCGCCGATCCGCTGGAGCTTGCCGGGCGCTTGCCGGAGGTTCCGCTTATCCGCGTTGATTTCCCGAGCTTTGCCGATGGGCGCGGCTTCACCATTGCGCGGCAATTACGGCTGATGGGGTATCAGGGCCGTCTGCGTGCACGCGGGCATGTCATTGCGGATCAATACAGCATGGCGCGGCGCGCGGGCTTTGATGAGGTGGAGATTTCCGACGATCTCGCCGCGCGGCAGCCCGAGGATCAATGGATGGCGCGGGCCGATTGGCGCAGCCATGACTATCAGACCCGCCTTCGCGGCTGA
- a CDS encoding phosphoadenylyl-sulfate reductase: MQPNEATQDALAGTRAGALNDWYRLHAAQEVLTHALRAPETGRLALVSSFGAESVVLLHMVSVIDRATPVLFIDTEMLFTETLVYQQELAERLGLKSLHIIRAGAKDITAQDPDGTLHKTNPTACCALRKSVPLEAALKGYDGWITGRKRFQGGARIALDFFEVEKPSGRMKVNPLAHWRPEDVRTYMEENRLPRHPLVAKGYPSIGCSPCTSPVAPGEDPRAGRWRGQAQSECGIHIENGRIVRPPNTTQPQQGETA, encoded by the coding sequence ATGCAGCCGAATGAGGCCACGCAGGACGCGCTGGCGGGCACACGTGCTGGCGCGCTCAACGACTGGTATCGCCTGCATGCGGCGCAGGAGGTTCTGACCCATGCCCTGCGCGCACCCGAAACCGGGCGGCTGGCGCTTGTCTCCAGCTTTGGGGCGGAATCGGTGGTGCTTTTGCATATGGTGTCGGTGATTGACCGCGCCACGCCTGTCTTGTTCATCGACACTGAAATGCTCTTCACAGAGACGCTGGTCTACCAACAGGAACTGGCCGAGCGGCTGGGCCTCAAGTCGCTGCATATCATCCGTGCAGGCGCCAAGGACATTACGGCCCAAGACCCGGATGGCACGCTTCACAAGACCAATCCCACCGCCTGCTGCGCCTTGCGCAAATCCGTACCGCTGGAGGCCGCGCTCAAGGGCTATGACGGTTGGATCACCGGGCGCAAACGGTTTCAGGGCGGCGCGCGCATTGCGCTCGATTTTTTCGAGGTCGAAAAGCCCTCGGGCCGGATGAAGGTCAACCCGCTGGCCCATTGGCGCCCCGAAGATGTGCGCACCTATATGGAAGAAAACCGCCTGCCCCGGCATCCGCTGGTTGCCAAGGGCTATCCGTCCATCGGCTGTTCGCCCTGCACCTCGCCCGTCGCCCCCGGCGAGGACCCGCGCGCGGGCCGCTGGCGCGGGCAGGCGCAATCCGAATGCGGCATCCATATCGAGAACGGACGGATCGTCCGGCCCCCAAACACCACGCAACCCCAACAAGGAGAAACCGCATGA
- a CDS encoding nitrite/sulfite reductase, with translation MYSYNEFDSAFIAERNAQFRAQVERRIDGSLTEDEFKPLRLMNGLYLQLHAYMLRVAIPYGTLNSRQMRTLAMIAERWDKGYGHFTTRQNIQYNWPELRDVPDILDALAEVEMHAIQTSGNTIRNVTADHFAGAAADEIADPRPVAELIRQWSTDHPEFQFLPRKFKVAVTGSPNDRAVTAAHDIGLRIVERDGEIGYQVLVGGGLGRTPMIGKVLAEFLPEADLLPYIEATVAVWNLLGRRDNKYKSRIKITVHEHGIEDIRARVDATFALIKPTFSGVDQTMLDGIRAQFAAPTFRSGPVHHYTAAYADNPGFRAFADTNLAAHKKPDYAIVTISLKAHGATPGDATADQMRLMADLAERYGHDELRISHEQNVILPHVHKSDLPALYTALREAGLGTANIGLISDIIACPGMDYCALATARSIPIAQEIALRFDELKLEHEIGEIKIKISGCINACGHHHVGHIGILGLDRAGVESYQITLGGDHREDARVGDRTGPGFAAEELLPAIERIVYAYLAERNGPEETFLATYQRLGMAPFKAALYDEAASYAAE, from the coding sequence ATGTATAGCTATAATGAGTTTGACAGCGCATTCATCGCCGAGCGCAACGCGCAGTTCCGCGCCCAAGTGGAGCGCCGGATTGATGGCAGCCTCACCGAGGATGAGTTCAAGCCCCTGCGCCTGATGAACGGGCTTTATCTGCAACTCCATGCCTATATGCTCCGCGTGGCGATCCCTTATGGCACGTTGAACAGCCGCCAGATGCGCACATTGGCGATGATCGCGGAGCGGTGGGACAAGGGCTATGGCCATTTCACCACGCGGCAGAACATCCAATATAACTGGCCCGAGCTGCGCGATGTCCCAGATATCCTCGACGCGCTGGCCGAGGTGGAGATGCACGCGATCCAAACGAGCGGCAACACGATCCGCAACGTAACAGCCGACCATTTCGCAGGTGCGGCCGCAGATGAGATCGCCGATCCGCGCCCCGTGGCCGAGCTGATCCGCCAATGGTCGACCGACCATCCGGAGTTTCAGTTCCTGCCGCGCAAATTCAAGGTGGCCGTCACCGGCAGCCCCAATGACCGCGCCGTGACAGCAGCCCATGATATCGGGCTGCGCATCGTGGAGCGGGACGGCGAGATTGGCTATCAGGTGCTGGTCGGTGGTGGCCTTGGCCGCACGCCGATGATCGGCAAAGTGCTGGCCGAATTCCTGCCCGAGGCGGACTTGCTGCCCTATATCGAGGCAACAGTTGCGGTCTGGAACCTGCTCGGGCGGCGCGACAACAAGTATAAATCGCGCATCAAGATCACCGTGCATGAGCACGGGATCGAGGATATCCGCGCCCGTGTTGACGCGACCTTTGCGCTGATCAAACCCACGTTCAGCGGGGTGGACCAAACCATGCTGGACGGTATCCGTGCACAGTTTGCCGCCCCAACTTTTCGCAGCGGCCCGGTGCATCATTACACCGCCGCTTACGCGGACAATCCCGGTTTCCGCGCCTTTGCCGACACCAATCTGGCCGCGCACAAAAAACCGGACTATGCCATCGTCACGATCAGCCTCAAGGCCCATGGTGCGACACCGGGGGACGCTACGGCGGACCAGATGCGCCTCATGGCCGACCTTGCCGAGCGGTATGGCCATGACGAGCTGCGCATAAGCCATGAGCAGAACGTGATCCTGCCCCATGTTCACAAATCTGATCTGCCCGCGCTCTATACGGCGCTGCGCGAGGCGGGGCTGGGCACAGCGAACATCGGGCTTATCTCCGACATCATCGCCTGCCCTGGCATGGATTACTGCGCGCTGGCCACCGCCCGCTCGATCCCGATTGCCCAAGAGATTGCGCTGCGGTTTGACGAGCTGAAGTTGGAGCATGAAATCGGCGAGATAAAGATCAAGATATCGGGCTGCATCAATGCCTGCGGGCATCACCATGTGGGCCATATCGGCATCCTCGGCCTCGATCGTGCAGGCGTTGAGAGCTACCAGATCACCCTTGGCGGCGATCACCGCGAAGATGCGCGCGTGGGCGACCGCACCGGCCCCGGCTTTGCCGCAGAAGAGCTGCTGCCCGCGATCGAGCGGATCGTCTACGCCTATCTGGCTGAGCGCAACGGGCCGGAGGAGACCTTCCTCGCCACCTATCAGCGTCTTGGCATGGCTCCGTTCAAAGCCGCACTTTACGATGAGGCCGCGTCCTATGCAGCCGAATGA
- a CDS encoding DUF2849 domain-containing protein: protein MPRDFTPKVITANALLEGDVVYLTEAGIWTRHLAEAEILTDEADAELRLLDAQAQANTVVGVYLADMTPTDNGPEPTHFREDFRRTGPSNYNHGKQAERA, encoded by the coding sequence ATGCCACGCGACTTTACCCCAAAAGTGATCACCGCCAACGCCCTTCTGGAGGGGGATGTCGTCTACCTCACGGAGGCCGGCATATGGACACGGCACCTCGCTGAGGCCGAAATTCTCACCGATGAGGCCGATGCGGAGCTGCGCCTTCTCGACGCACAAGCGCAGGCCAACACAGTGGTCGGCGTCTACCTCGCCGATATGACGCCCACGGATAACGGCCCCGAGCCCACGCATTTCCGCGAGGATTTTCGCCGCACGGGCCCGTCGAATTACAATCATGGCAAGCAAGCGGAGCGCGCGTAA
- a CDS encoding siroheme synthase — protein sequence MQHFPIFMALAGRRVILSGGGDAAMAKLRLLMKTEAHLTVFAPTPDAQIVTWEAEGRLRIIRRAMDPGDALCAALFYAADEDAAEDARTVHLARRDGALTNIVDNLADSQFITPAIVDRDPVTIAIGTEGTAPVLARAIKADIEAMLPARLGPLARAAKGFRRMAEALPMGRARRAFWTEFFFTKGPDALDRDEAVDLHQVLDQQLQSHLTAQSGKGRVTFAIAAAADPELLPLKTRNALHEADLVLHGPEIAGAILELARREAAFGPLSDAAHMTQAAAEGTHILALSATPPAPATLAALRSAGIDALVIPGIAPLPNLTMLKETA from the coding sequence ATGCAACATTTTCCGATCTTCATGGCCCTTGCCGGGCGCCGCGTGATCTTGTCGGGTGGCGGGGATGCGGCGATGGCCAAACTTCGCCTCTTGATGAAGACCGAAGCGCACCTGACCGTTTTTGCCCCCACGCCCGACGCCCAGATCGTGACATGGGAGGCCGAGGGCCGCCTGCGGATCATCCGCCGCGCGATGGACCCCGGCGATGCCCTGTGCGCCGCTCTCTTTTATGCCGCCGATGAGGATGCAGCCGAGGATGCGCGCACCGTGCATCTGGCCCGGCGCGACGGCGCGCTCACCAATATCGTGGACAACCTCGCCGATAGCCAATTCATTACCCCTGCCATCGTTGACCGTGATCCGGTGACCATCGCCATCGGCACCGAGGGCACAGCGCCGGTGCTGGCCCGCGCGATCAAGGCCGATATCGAGGCGATGCTGCCTGCACGTCTCGGCCCCCTTGCCCGCGCCGCCAAAGGCTTTCGCCGCATGGCCGAGGCGCTGCCCATGGGCCGCGCGCGCCGGGCCTTCTGGACGGAGTTTTTCTTCACCAAGGGCCCCGATGCGCTGGACCGCGACGAGGCGGTGGATTTGCATCAGGTTCTGGATCAACAGCTGCAATCGCATCTCACTGCTCAAAGCGGCAAAGGCCGCGTTACCTTCGCCATTGCCGCCGCCGCCGATCCTGAGCTTTTGCCGCTCAAAACCCGCAACGCGTTGCATGAGGCCGATTTGGTCCTGCACGGACCTGAGATTGCGGGGGCAATCCTCGAATTGGCCCGCCGCGAGGCGGCGTTCGGGCCGCTCTCTGATGCTGCGCATATGACCCAAGCCGCGGCTGAGGGCACTCATATCCTCGCCCTCTCGGCCACGCCCCCCGCGCCTGCAACCCTCGCAGCCCTGCGCAGCGCCGGGATCGACGCGCTCGTCATCCCCGGCATTGCACCGCTGCCCAATCTCACAATGCTGAAGGAAACCGCCTGA
- a CDS encoding Lrp/AsnC family transcriptional regulator, with protein MSVRIDDLDRKILRELQRDGGQSLDDIAKLVGSSKTPVWNRIRKLREAGVIRHQTYLLDAEALGFEACFFVLIRTSEHDAGWQQTFLKALQDRPEVQEAHRLAGDIDYILKVRVANARAYDTFYQALISEVKVHNVTALLSMEEIKSTTILPLGKS; from the coding sequence ATGTCTGTTCGCATCGACGATCTGGATCGGAAAATCCTGCGCGAGTTGCAACGCGATGGGGGCCAATCCCTCGATGATATTGCCAAGTTGGTGGGAAGCTCGAAGACGCCTGTGTGGAACCGGATTCGCAAACTGCGCGAGGCGGGCGTGATCCGCCATCAGACCTATCTTCTGGACGCCGAGGCGCTCGGGTTTGAGGCGTGTTTTTTCGTTCTCATCCGCACGTCCGAGCATGATGCGGGCTGGCAGCAGACGTTTCTAAAGGCCCTGCAAGACAGGCCTGAGGTGCAAGAAGCGCACAGGCTCGCGGGCGATATCGACTATATTCTAAAGGTGCGGGTCGCCAATGCGCGCGCCTATGACACGTTCTACCAAGCGCTGATTTCCGAGGTGAAAGTGCATAATGTAACGGCGCTCTTGTCGATGGAGGAGATCAAATCGACCACAATCCTGCCGCTTGGGAAGAGTTAA